The genomic stretch gactgaaattgagggatttgagcaaaactctgaaaaaggctgacaaaaggactgctgatgctgttggaatctgacctccctgcactcgaaatggattttctggagctacagaactccaattggcgcgctctcaacggcgttggaaagtagacatccagggctttccagcaatatataatagttcatactttattcgaagattgacgacgtaacttggcgttgaacgccaagtacatgctgctgtctggagttaaacgccagaaaaacgtcatgatccggagttaaacgcccaaaacacgtcataactcaaagttcaactccaagagaagcctcagctcgtggattaattaagctcagcccaaacacacaccaagtgggccccggaagtggatttatgcatcaattacttactcatgtaaaccctagtagctagtctagtatatataggacatttatctattgtattagacatctttggtctcagttttgttttattcctcatcctaagaggctattgatcacgttttagggggctggccattcggccatgcctgaacctctttcacttatgtattttcaacggtggagtttctgcacaccatagattaagggtgtggagctctgctgtacctcaagtattaatgaagttctattttcttttattcaaatctcttctattcttattccaagatattcattcgtacccaagaacatgatgaaggtgatgagtaaataaccctcattatcattctcactgatgaacgcgcgtgattgacaaccacttccgttctacatgcaacagagcttgaatgtgtatctcttagattccccaacagaatcttcgtggtataagctagatagatggcggcatttatgaggatccggaaagtccaaccttgtctgtggtgttccgagtaggatcctgggaatccggaaagtctcaccttgtctgtggtattccgagtaggattccggtaatgaatgactgtgacgtgcttcaaacttgcaagtgctgggcgtgatgacaaacgcaaaagaatcaagggattctattccattaggcgcgggaaccaaccagtgattagccgtactgtgacagagtgcgtgagcattagttttcactgcgaggatgggatgtagtcatcaaccatgggtgatgcctccagatgattagctgtgcgagtgacagccgcataggatattttcccgagaggattgaaagtagccaccgctgatggtgaacccctatacaaagcttgccatggaaaggagtaagaaggattgaatagaagcagtgggagggcaggcgtccttgagccatacagcatctccatatgcttatctgaaattcctaccaatgaatctgcataagtattctatcccttttcttatttctaatctttatttctattttcgaacccataaataatgtttaatccgcctgactgagatttacaaggtgaccatagcttgcttcataccaacaatctctgtggattcgacccttactcacgtaaggtttattacttggacgacccagtacacttgctggttagttgaacggagttgtgaaaataaacagtgccctaagagtaaactcaccaaagtataaagaacatgtgatcacaatttcgtccaccatatAGCTCCTTATAAAAGTCTCGAATAGAAATCTTGATCCTTGCTTGATTCCTTACCAACCTCCCATTaaccattaaggcatcaatcCAATTGGACCTTCTTCGCGCTGAGGCTAAATTGTTGAAATAGCGAATGTTTTTATCCATCTCATTTACATGCCGAGATCTTGACATCTGCTTCCAATGTAGCTCCTTTCTGATATACCATTTTCTACAGAAGCTCACAAGCGCCTTTCTCTTTGCTTCAATAGTTCCATCAGCCACTCCAGTACCTACCATGTCATCTACTTTCTTTATTTCATCCTTAAACTGTCTAATCCTTGTGTCCATGAACCTAAAGTTCTTTTTATGCCATCTGCTCAGTGGAGTCATCAAAGCCTTTAGCTTGTCCATAAACTGTACCTCACCTAAAATCCTCCATTCCTCCTTTACCATCCTCAAGAAACCATCATGAGTAAACCAGGAGTCCAAACTCCGAAAAGGTTTTGGCCCCCCTCTAATCCGTGAGACCTCCATCATCAATGGACAATGGTCTGATAACCCTCTAGGTCCACCTCGCAGCCTTATTTCAGGAAACTCTTCTAACCACTCCAAGCTAACCAAAACCCTATCAATTCGACTGTATGATTGCCCTCTAAACCAAGTGAACAAGCGATCAGTGATTGCTAAGTCTACTAGCTCCATATCCTGGATCCATGATTTAAACTCTGCTACAAACACCATCAAAGAATTAGTTCCCTTCCTCTCTTCCATATGAGTTATCTCGTTAAAATCTCCCTGGTAGCAAAATGGGACTTGACATAACCCAGATAGGAAGCTCAGCTCTTCCCACATAACAAGCTTTTTCGCCTTATCGTGCGGACCATAAACTAGGCAGAAAgcacaagaaaaattattttttagtaacaTACCCTCCACACACAACCATCGACTTCCTTTATAGCAATTGTTCATCTAAAATTCCGTTTCATCCCACATCAATAACAGGCCACCTGAAGCACCAACTGATCCAACAAACTCCCATTTAACTGCACCATTACCCCATAGTTGCACTATATCAAAGTTGGTCACAACCTCTTTCTTTGTCTCTATCAAGCCTAGCATATGCAATTTAAACTTTCTCCGAAAGTTCTTTACCATGCTCAGTTTACCAACTCCCGCCAACCTCCTAATATTCCAGGAACTAAAGATCATTTTAAACCACTTATACACACCTTTTCTGATTTTTCGATCGACTCCTCCGTGCTTTCTCCTTCTGCTTAGCCTATTTTTTCTTCTGTGTAATTGCCTCGTTCTATGCCTGTGGACTGTGGTATTGCCATTATGTCATCTTCCTCATTATACTGCATAGCTCCAGATTCCACTGCCAGCTTCCATACTTCCCAGTTTTCTTGCATTTTAGGTGCCCATCTGTTTTTGGACATTTTCGGCTCAGCTTCGCTTCCTACATCACAAGGGGTATCTCGCAAATCCTCTGAAGCTCCCCCCGTAACCCCAGCCTGTAACTCCGATGCAGGATCTACAATCCCCAGAGAGCCCCCTATGCCACTATCCTCCACAAAACCCTCCCTTTCCGGATCATTTTACTGCTCTCCTAACCCACCCCCATTCCATGTCAGTTCCTCACATGGGCACCCAACCTTATTCCATCCCATTCCATCTAATAGCACGTCATAGCCTTATGGCTGCCAGCAACGTTTCCATCACAAGCCACCACCGATTCCGTTCCCCCGTTAGAGAGGATCGCCACCAACCCACCAGCCACCTCCAGTGTCGCCCTCGCATCAAGCCCACCAGACCCGTTCCCCCGCTCCTCTTCCCTAGTTCCCGTTCGATTCCTTCCCACCACAATCCTCACAGGCTTCCTGCCCGAGACACAAGGTAACCATTCCAGCAACGCCATCCTGACTTCACCGCCCTCAGCACGGGTCGTCGACGGAATCTGGCTTCCGTCGCCATCGCTCCAGCATCGTCCATCATCATGGGAGACCTTGAGGGGGTAGCCACCCGCACCACATGGGTGCGTCACGTTCTCCATGTCGAGGGTTCTGCAGGCCTCCCTTCTTCTCCCCGCGATGAGCAAGCCTGCGCCGCCATGGTCTCCTATCCTATCATCGCAGCATAGCTTCTGAGCAGCACTTTTTCCAGTCCGACCCGACTGAGATCTTCCTTCCGCGTTGCCTCCAACCCGCTCCACTTCAGTTCCATTAGTGAGACCCATCCCCAACCCAGCATGAGTCTCAGCATGTGGGCCTTGGGTGTTTGGGCCCAACCGGTCTTCAGTTGCCtttggtaagccaatttggGCCCTGGAACTAGTCCACATGTCACTGGCCTCATTAGCACTCAAGCCCAACCGAACCTTGCTTGTGATCTCACCCACAACCACTACCCTTTCTCTATCATAATCACAGGATTGAGTCCTCTCTGACGTATCTACTACAAGATCAGCCCTTCCCTTTCTGGGAGAAAAATTTGTATTACTTGCCGTTGTTGtttttgaattcaaaaaatTGTTACTCCATTTGTTCAAAATCTCGGGATGAATTACAGCTCTACCCTCCTACATCTCTTCCATCCTATTCGGTAGGGCCACCATCTCAGCCGTCGTGTCCCACCCCCCCTAACTGTATGGGGATTCGAAGATGACCAGCATTACTGTCAATGTTCCTATCATGCCATTCCACAACATCATGCGTCATGCCACCCGAGGAGCCATACACATCATTGTCCATCTTTGTAATAAACACTTCGAAGCCAGACGACCCTACAGTTAATCGGAGCCTTTCAGAAATAGTATCAAACATCCATGTATCAATCAGCACACGTCCAGCCAGGAACGACGTGGCTGAGCTTAGTTCCATCATCACAATCCACCACTTCACCCCACTGGGCACCAATCGCACGGAACGTATCCGCCGTCCAAGCATGCAGCGGGACTCCATAACACGCAATTCACACTCTTCTCTTGTCACATCATTCCTGCTCATTCCAGCGGCACACACTATGGAAAAACTGCCGGAGTCCATTCTCGTAACCCTCCAATGCATCCTCCGCATTCTCAGTACTATCAAAAATCAACAAGACTTTGTACCTCCCCAAATCACAGATTTGAACAACGTGCGGCCATACCTTTCGGGCGAAGTCGTTCAGTAACCGGAAGTCAATTGCTCTCAAGGTGCCCCCAATAACACTCCTATGCAGCCAGGCCAAATTATCCTTTGCTACTGATACCTCCAGCCCCTTCGCCCCCACTTGCATCGGACCCTCCTCGAGAGTATGTGTTGAAGTGTCCACAGATGTCAGCCTTTTCCCATTGTCCCTGTTCTCAGATGGCGTGAGTTCACTTGTGCGCTCCCTTACGTCAGCATTGACCCCCGGCTACTGATGCTGAATTCCTCTCTCAGCCACCACCGCAATTGTAGCTCTTCGTCCCTTAGAATCATCTCTCCTGTACTTAGCCTCCCCTACAAAAATCTCTAACCCCTTTAATCGCATCCGATTCATCTTTGCGATTGCTTTCAGAGCTCCTCCCTCCGTACTATACCGTATGAATGCGAAAAGGTAAACCATCACATTTCTCATCTTCTTTAAAAGATATATGTCGTTAATCCTTCCCGTCCAAGAAAACAGCCCAAATAACTCTCATTTCGAAATGTCGCATGCCACAAAGACGCTGAACGAATCCCATTCTAGACAAATGTACTCCTCTCGATTCCAAATCCTGAGGTCCTTCTCCAATCTTGAAGAAAGTCTAGACCTACCATGCCCTGTGTTTTCCCACCCCGCTCTCGCTCTCGCTCACTCATGCTCTCACCCATTTTTTTCTACACTATTATTTAACTTTAGAGTCTTtggtttttttttctatttccatTTGGATGTTCGTAAtaatgtaaaagaaaaatataattcatattCATTATGATACAAAGAAAAGCGAGCTAGCCAGTTTGGATAGAAATCAAGCATAGCGGCTTGACCAGTCACAACTTGGTCTGAAGCATTTGATGGTCTTAAGAAACAATAATGTGTTTTATTTAGCATACATTTACAAGATATTTACGAGTTGTTACTAGTTTTATTATGCTTATTCTATAAATAAACGGCAATATTAGGAGCACAATAAcacaaaattatttataattttgtatATGTAATATTTATAACTATACACTTAATACATAAGTATTTCAGCAATAattaagaaatataaaataattaaagtgaataataacgaaaaaatataaaataaaataactttaagataatgagttgattttttattatatctcaaatattttttgtaaataaagTTGTGATTTTA from Arachis stenosperma cultivar V10309 chromosome 9, arast.V10309.gnm1.PFL2, whole genome shotgun sequence encodes the following:
- the LOC130949963 gene encoding uncharacterized protein LOC130949963, translating into MGWNKVGCPCEELTWNGDPASELQAGVTGGASEDLRDTPCDVGSEAEPKMSKNRWAPKMQENWEVWKLAVESGAMQYNEEDDIMAIPQSTGIERGLIETKKEVVTNFDIVQLWGNGAVKWEFVGSVGASVYGPHDKAKKLVMWEELSFLSGLCQVPFCYQGDFNEITHMEERKGTNSLMVFVAEFKSWIQDMELVDLAITDRLFTWFRGQSYSRIDRVLVSLEWLEEFPEIRLRGGPRGLSDHCPLMMEVSRIRGGPKPFRSLDSWFTHDGFLRMVKEEWRILGEVQFMDKLKALMTPLSRWHKKNFRFMDTRIRQFKDEIKKVDDMVGTGVADGTIEAKRKALVSFCRKWYIRKELHWKQMSRSRHVNEMDKNIRYFNNLASARRRSNWIDALMVNGRLEEATELEMMPTTEEIKEAVWDCESTKTPGSDGYNMNFIKKCWEELDREFTEAVKGFFQLAKLPSKLNVTWVALAPKFTGAKEIKDLRSISMVGCVYKVISTVLIWRMRKKMGFGQRWRGWIKECVCFASMMIGEAVRNGRISLLLVGSDNIELSHLQFANDTILFCPPKEETIRNYQQLLRYFELMSGLSINFEKSNIIPVNCDRLWVRRMCLLLGCMEASLPIRYLGIPLGANPRLVKTWKPVIDKVEEKLNL